ATGGCAAATATCCCAATAAAGGAAAAGAAAAATCTGCTTTTTTTTCTGTTTTAAAAAAAATAGGAATTGATTTTGCAGTAAGAATTGGAAATAGAGTTAATTACTACCCAACCCGGCATCCATACGAACTATGCAGAGTTGATATAAAAGGCAAAGATTCGATAATAAAGTTCAAATTAAAACTTATCTTTGGAAGATTAAAACTATTTTAAAAAACAATTTTAAAGGGGTATTTTACGTACTTCTCTATCAAACAACCCGTTGTGATGAATATAAGTGGTTTAATCATAACATATAATGAGGAAAAAAATATACAGGATGTTCTGGAGTCTTTTGATTTCTGTGATGAAATAATAGTAGTAGACTCTTTTAGTACGGACAAAACTGTAGAAATTGCAAAGAAATTCTCTAATGTAAAAGTGATTCAAAATAAATTTGAAGACTTTACAAAGCAAAGAAATTTAGCTCTGGATGCTGCAAAAAATGACTGGGTATTATTTTTGGATGGTGACGAAAGAATTACCCCGGCACTGAAACAGGAAATCATTAATGAGCTGAATAAACCCGGGCAAAAGGATGCCTACTTTTTTTACAGGAAGTTCTTTTTTGCTCAGAAACCGATTCAGTTTTCAGGAACACAGGGAGATAAAAACTTCAGACTGTTCAGAAAATCGAAGGCCAGATATATGGCGGAAAAAAAAGTACACGAAACTCTGGAAGTTAACGGAAGCATTGGGATTTTAAAAAATAAATTACTACATTACTCCGTTTCAGATTATGAATCTTATAGAAAAAAAATGATTCATTACGGAGTTTTAAAGGGGAAAGAACTGGCTGCAAAAGGGAAAAAGTACAGTGTTTTAGTTCAATATCTTAAAACAGCTTTTAAATTCTTTAAAGCCTACATAATGAGATTAGGTGTTTTAGACGGAAAAGAAGGATATCAGTTATCTTATCTGCAGTCTTTAAGCGTTTACGAAACCTATGAATCATTAAAAAAAGAGCAAAATTAGTTGAATGAAGATTTGCGTTATTAGTTTTGATTTTTGGGGATACGACGAGCATATTGTGGAAACATTGTGTAGAAAAGGTATTGATGCTCATCATATAAGAATGGGATCTGTAACACATTCTAACTTCAGTGAGCGAGCTACCAATGCTGTAAGCAAAATCTTTCTTAATAAAAATTTAAAAACAGAAAAGAGACAAAAATTTGTTTTAGAATCTCTGGAGAAACTAGGACATCAGGATCAGATTCTGGTATTGAATCCTGATACTTTTGATTTGTCTACCCTTGAAAAAATAAGGGAATATTCTGATCGTCTTATTACTTATCTTTATGATAGTCTGGACAGGGTGCCTGTAGAAAAAGAAAAACTGAATCTTTTTGATAAAATACTTTCTTTCGATATTGCAGACGTTCAAAAATATAATTTTGAAAAGCTCACCAATTATATCTACCTTCCACACCTTTGCAGTAAACAGCAAAAACCGAAAATGGATCTTTTTTATATTACATCTTATGATAATAAAAGAGTTGCATTTATAAAACTACTTACAAAAAGGCTGCTTGAGGTAAATTTAAAATTCCAGATTATTGTTATTGGTAAAAAAGGATGGAAGCACCAGCTTAAGAATATTTTTATTAAAGTACCGGAAAACCTTCATATCATTTTCAGTATCAAAAAAATTAGCCACAAAAAACTTCCGGAATTCTATAAAAATTCCAGAGCTTTGCTGGATCTTACCCGTGAAAACCAATATGGTTTGAGTTTCAGGGTTTTTGAAGCTATGGCTTTAGAAAAAAAGATCATAACAGATAATGAATTTATTAAGAACTATGATTTTTATAATCCCAATAATATACTGGTCCTAAATGACACCTGTAGTAATCTGGATAAGTCATTCTTTGAAATTCCTTATGAAAAAATTTCTGATGAAGTTTATAATTATTACACACTCAATCAATGGGTAGAAAGAGTTTTTCAATTACCCTAAATATATTGTGACCTAAAAATCATGCTTACACATACAGATCAATCAAAAATAATCATATTTTGTCCTCCAAATAGTGTTACCGGAGGTCCCGAAGCTTTGCATCAACTTGCTGATAAGCTCTATCACCTGGGAATTAAAAATGTTTTTATGCATTATATTCCTCAAAGAAAAAATGCAAAACCTGTTAATTATAATGTTTATGCTACAACAGAAATTGAAATTGTAGAAGATAAGCCTGAAAATATTCTGATCATCCCGGAATCTATGACTTTCCTGATAAAAAAATACCCTGAAAGCCAAAAAGTAATATGGTGGTTAAGTGTAGATTTTTATAAAATTTTAATGGATCACAGAATAAGACGACAAAGTTTCTTCACTAAGTTATTCTATAAACAAAACGATAAAGAATATCATTTTGAACATTTACCCAATGTGTTTCAATGGGCTCAGTCTTACAGGTCTTCCATCTATATAAAAGATCATGGTATTCCTGCCAGCCAGATAGATTTTGTCTGTGATTATATTAATCCGAGCTTTTTAAAGAATACGGATAGAATAGAAAAAGATCTTTCTAACAAAACTATTTTATACAATCCGAGAAAAGGAAAAAAAGAGGTCTCTGAATTGATTAAGAATTCTCCGGAGTTGCAATGGATTCCTGTACAGAATATGAATGCCGACCAAATTAAAGATTTGATGGCAAAATCATTATTATATGTAGATTTTGGAGAAAACCCGGGAAGAGATAAAATGCTGAGAGAATCTGTATCTCAGGATTGCTGTATTATTTCCGGAAAAAACGGATCTTCTGCATTTTATGAGGATTTGATGATTCCAGATGAATACAAATTCAATTTCACTGAAAAGGCAATTCCCGAAATTATTGCAAAAATAAAAGAGGTTTTAAACCACTATCCTGATCATATTTCACAATTCAGCACCTATAAAAATATGGTTTTGAATGAAAAAATTGCATTTGAAAATAAGCTGAAAGAAATATTTAAAAAATGACGTCAAAGAAAATTACTTTAATTTACCCTTTTGCGTATGGTTATCTGGATTTTGTTGTTCAGGAGCTGAGTTCTCATCATAATATTGTGGTCACTGATATTAAAACAGATACTATAAAATATAAGTATCCCAATATTTTTGTAAAAGTCTGGAATGGCATTACCAAATTATTTGGGAGTAACATAAAAAAGAAATATTTCAATCAGCAGATTCTAGACCGGATAAAAGAGAAGCAGGATATTATTTTTGTGATCAGACCGGATATGCTGGATGATTCTTTGTTAAAACAATTAAAGAATAATACAGAGACATTTACAGCGTATTTATATGACAGCTGTAAAAAATTTCCGAGACAGCTTGAAATCACCCATTTTTTTGACGAAATTTACTCGTATGAAAAAGAGGACATTAAAAAATACAACTTTATTGAAACGTCTAATTTCATTTATGATGAGACCTTAGAGCCGGAAGAAATAAAGTATGACATTTTCAATGTTTCGTCTTACGATTCCAGAATTGATGAAATCAATGCGGTTTCAACAGCTTTGGCTGAAGGTGGATTAAATATTTATTTTGTATTATTTTGGTATCAGAAATTGGAATATCCTCATTTAATTTCAACCACAAGATATCTTTCACTTGATGAAACCAAGAAATTGATTGCCCAGTCTAAAGCAATGATTGACATTCAGAGAAAAGATCAGAAAGGATTATCTTTCAGAACGTTTGAAAGTTTAGGGTACAGAAAAAAACTCATTACAACCAACACAGCAGTACAAGAATACGAATTTTATCACCCCAATAATATATTAATAATAGACAGCAACCATTTAAATACTGACAAGATTAAAAACTTTCTGAAGCTGGATTACCAGGAAATTTCTCAAGATATTATTGATAAATACAGTGTCCGAAACTTTACAAAGAAAATATTCAAATTATAAAGATCATGGGTATCAAAAGAAAAATAAAAAATTATATATACTTAAAGAGGCATTATCCTTTATCTGTAAAGAACATTACTCCTGATCCTGATAAAAAGAATGTTCTGATTGTAGACAGCCAGATTCCTACATTTGATAAAGACTCTGCATCTAACAGGATTACCGAAATTGCAAAATTTCTGGGTAAGCATTATAATGTCTACCTGATGGACTGGAGAAAGGCCATTCCCAAGCTGGAATCAAAAAAATATATCCAGAACCTAAATGATCATAATGTAATGGTGTATACTCCTTTTATAGGCAAATACGGCATTATGAAGGGTAAAAAGCATTTTATCAACAGTCTTCTTCCCAAACTGGACTTTGTGTGGTGCCACAGACCTGAACTTTTTGAACATTATTTGGATTTTTTCAGAAAAAAAGCACCGCAGGCTAAGATTGTTTATGATATGGTAGACATCCATTATCTTAGAATGGAAAGAGGTCTTGAAATAAAATACGATAAAAACAGAGCCAAAGAACTGGTACACTATAAACATATAGAAACTGAGCTTTGTAAGCAGGCTGATAAAATAGCAGTAATCAGTGATAAAGAAAAAGAGTTTATGACCGCATTTGTGGACCAATCTAAACTTTTTACAGTAAGCAATGTTCATAACTTAAAAGTGAAACCGGAAGATATGCCGCCATTTGAAAAAAGGGATGGTATTTTCTTTATCGGAACTTTTTTGCATGATCCTAATGTGGATGCAGTAGAAATCCTTTATCACCATATTATGCCTTTGGTATGGAAAGTATTACCAGATCTAAAGATCACCATCATTGGTTCGGAAGCACCTGAATCTATTGAAAAAATGAATTCTGAAAGATTTGAAATTGCAGGCTTTGTAGAAAATATTATTCCTTATTACGAAAAATGTTTCGCTTCGGTTTCACCATTGAGATTTGGAGCAGGGGTAAAAGGTAAAATCGGCCAGGCATTAGAATATACTCTTCCGGTATTAACCACTGAAATTGGTGCTGAAGGTATGTTTTTGGAAAACGGAGTTACTGCCTTAATTTCAGGAAATGAAGATTATCAAAAATTTGCAGATAACATTATTGAAATCTGTACCAATGAATCTACCTGGAATACGCTGCACAATAATTCTGAGAAAGCCATTTACCCATTTTCTATTGAAGCTCAGAAAGAAGAAATTTTTAAAATGTTGCAATGACAGATTTAGCTATAATTATTTTGAATTATAATTCTTTTGAGGATACTACCAGGGGGGTTAATGCTTTACTGAGCCAAAATTGTCAGGAAAAATCAATCTATGTTGTAGATAATAACTCTTTAGACAAAGATAAAATTGCAAAATTCGGATCGCAAAAAGGCATCAATTTTATTATCAGCGATAAAAATGGTGGGTATGCTCATGGTAATAGTTTAGCCATAAAGCAAGCTATAAAAGATGAAAAAAAAATCTTCCTATTGCTTAATCCTGATATTGATATTGATATTTCTACTATTGAAACTTTATATAGAGATCTGCAGGAAAAGAAAGATCTTGGCGTTGTAGGTCCTAGAATATGTTACAGGAATGACAAAAATAAAATCTATTCAGATGGGGGTCTGCTGCATCCTGAAAAAGGTTTTGTAGGAGAGCATGTACATTTCAATGCCAATAAATTAAAAGTACAAAGTCTGTCTTATAATTACAATATAGATTATGTTGACGGCAGTGTTTTTATGTTCAGAAAAGAGATTTTGGATGAAATAGGATTTATGAACGAAAAATTTTTCATGTATTATGAAGAATCTGAATGGTGCTTACGGGTCTTAAGAAAAACGCAATGGAAATTAGCTGTGAACACCAATATATCTGCTTTTAATATCTATAGTGAAAAAGGAAGTTTT
The nucleotide sequence above comes from Chryseobacterium sp. 7. Encoded proteins:
- a CDS encoding glycosyltransferase translates to MTDLAIIILNYNSFEDTTRGVNALLSQNCQEKSIYVVDNNSLDKDKIAKFGSQKGINFIISDKNGGYAHGNSLAIKQAIKDEKKIFLLLNPDIDIDISTIETLYRDLQEKKDLGVVGPRICYRNDKNKIYSDGGLLHPEKGFVGEHVHFNANKLKVQSLSYNYNIDYVDGSVFMFRKEILDEIGFMNEKFFMYYEESEWCLRVLRKTQWKLAVNTNISAFNIYSEKGSFYEYYMTRNRFWLCRLYKGNIKYVKKERWKLARKAFKRGDFSLAKAYVRGIMDGIYSKL
- a CDS encoding glycosyltransferase; its protein translation is MGIKRKIKNYIYLKRHYPLSVKNITPDPDKKNVLIVDSQIPTFDKDSASNRITEIAKFLGKHYNVYLMDWRKAIPKLESKKYIQNLNDHNVMVYTPFIGKYGIMKGKKHFINSLLPKLDFVWCHRPELFEHYLDFFRKKAPQAKIVYDMVDIHYLRMERGLEIKYDKNRAKELVHYKHIETELCKQADKIAVISDKEKEFMTAFVDQSKLFTVSNVHNLKVKPEDMPPFEKRDGIFFIGTFLHDPNVDAVEILYHHIMPLVWKVLPDLKITIIGSEAPESIEKMNSERFEIAGFVENIIPYYEKCFASVSPLRFGAGVKGKIGQALEYTLPVLTTEIGAEGMFLENGVTALISGNEDYQKFADNIIEICTNESTWNTLHNNSEKAIYPFSIEAQKEEIFKMLQ
- a CDS encoding glycosyltransferase family 2 protein — protein: MNISGLIITYNEEKNIQDVLESFDFCDEIIVVDSFSTDKTVEIAKKFSNVKVIQNKFEDFTKQRNLALDAAKNDWVLFLDGDERITPALKQEIINELNKPGQKDAYFFYRKFFFAQKPIQFSGTQGDKNFRLFRKSKARYMAEKKVHETLEVNGSIGILKNKLLHYSVSDYESYRKKMIHYGVLKGKELAAKGKKYSVLVQYLKTAFKFFKAYIMRLGVLDGKEGYQLSYLQSLSVYETYESLKKEQN